The Cetobacterium ceti DNA segment TAGAAATATTTTCCATCTGGATTAGAATTAGATACACTATCCTTAGTATATAAGACCTTTCCAACTTTACCAACTAAATATGGCTTAATTCCTATTGGAAAAATATTCATCTTTACCAATCCATAAGCTGGTACTGTTGCAATATCTGTTCCTGAAGTTTTTCCATTATATCCAATTCCAACTCCTACATCTGCTAAAAGTAAACTTTGAGTTACTTCTAAACTCATTGTTGGAGCATAATTTTCAAAAGTTTTGCTCTCTTTGTTATAAGTATTTCCATTTGTTATAGCACCAAATCTAATATGTCCATCCATTGAAAATGCACAAGTGCTAGCTGCAATAAATAATGCTATTATTCCTTTTTTCATTATATCTATTATCCCCCTATAATCAATTATAGAAGTATTATATGCTATTTTTCATAATCACGCTATATTATAATTATAAATTTTTTAAATCCTCTTCAACAGTTGAAATTGTACCTATATTAAAGTTTTCTATTAAAACTTTTAAAACATTTCCTGATAAAAATGCTGGAATTGTTGGTCCTATATGGATATTTTTTACTCCTAAATATAATAGTGCTAATAATACTATTACTGCTTTTTGTTCATACCAAGCAATATTATAAGAAATTGGTAATTCATTTATATCATTTAATTGGAAAATTTCTTTTAATTTTAAAGCAATTAAAGCCAATGAATAAGAATCATTACATTGTCCTGCATCTAAAACTCTAGGTATTCCTCCAATATCTCCTAAATTTAATTTATTATATCTATATTTAGCACATCCTGCTGTTAATATTACTGTATCCTTAGGTAGATTTTTAGCAAATTCTGTATAATAATCTCTTGATTTCATTCTACCATCACATCCACCCATTACATAAAATCTTTTTATTGCTCCAGATTTTACAGCATCTACAACTTTATCTGCTAAGGCAAACACTTGATTGTGAGCGAATCCACCTATAATTTTTCCTGATTCTATTTCAGTAGGGGCCATACAAGTTTTAGCTAAAGCTATTACTTCTGAGAAATCTTTCTTTCCATTATTTACAGGAATTCTTTTCCATCCAGGGAATCCTGCTGCATTGGTTGTAAATACCTTTCCTTCATAAGAAGCACCATTTTTGGGAGGTACTATACAGTTTGTAGTAAATACAATAGGTCCATTAAAAGTTTCAAACTCCTCTTTTTGTTTCCACCAAGCATTTCCATAATTTCCTGCTAGATGAGTGAATTTTTTTAATTTTGGATAATAATGAGCTGGTAACATTTCTGAGTGAGTATAAATATCAATTCCTGTTCCCTCTGTTTGCTCTAATAACTGCTCAATATCATTTAAATCATGTCCTGAGATTAAAATTCCAGGATTTTTTCTAACTCCTATATTAACCTCTGTGATTTCAGGATTTCCAAATTTCCCTGTATTTGCAGAGTCAAGTAATGCCATTGCATCTACTCCATATTTTCCTGTTTCTAAAGTTAAGTTAACTAAATCTCCAACTTCTAGAGAATTATCTAAAGTAGAAACTAAAGTTCTTTCTATAAACATTACAATTTCAGAATTTTCTAATCCAAGATTAGCAGCATGTTCATAATAAGCTGACATTCCCTTTAATCCATATGTTATTAATTCTCTTAAAGATCTTATATCTTCATTTTCAGTTGATAAAACTCCTATATTTAAAGATTTTTTTAACATCTCTTCCTTTGTTTTAACTTCAAAAGTTGTTGCATCATGATCTTTTAATCTTTTTACAGATAAATTCATTTTTTCAACACATACTTTAACTTTTTCTCTAATTTCTAATCCTTTTAATATTTCCTTACATATCATCTCATCATCAAAGTTAGCATTTGTAATTGTAATAAACAAT contains these protein-coding regions:
- the hcp gene encoding hydroxylamine reductase, with protein sequence MEKMPMFCFQCQETAGNKGCSIVGVCGKKPSTANLQDLLIYILKGISIYRENVPLEMRKECKDLNSQVDYFITNSLFITITNANFDDEMICKEILKGLEIREKVKVCVEKMNLSVKRLKDHDATTFEVKTKEEMLKKSLNIGVLSTENEDIRSLRELITYGLKGMSAYYEHAANLGLENSEIVMFIERTLVSTLDNSLEVGDLVNLTLETGKYGVDAMALLDSANTGKFGNPEITEVNIGVRKNPGILISGHDLNDIEQLLEQTEGTGIDIYTHSEMLPAHYYPKLKKFTHLAGNYGNAWWKQKEEFETFNGPIVFTTNCIVPPKNGASYEGKVFTTNAAGFPGWKRIPVNNGKKDFSEVIALAKTCMAPTEIESGKIIGGFAHNQVFALADKVVDAVKSGAIKRFYVMGGCDGRMKSRDYYTEFAKNLPKDTVILTAGCAKYRYNKLNLGDIGGIPRVLDAGQCNDSYSLALIALKLKEIFQLNDINELPISYNIAWYEQKAVIVLLALLYLGVKNIHIGPTIPAFLSGNVLKVLIENFNIGTISTVEEDLKNL